Proteins encoded in a region of the Dorea longicatena genome:
- the minC gene encoding septum site-determining protein MinC, with amino-acid sequence MKDDVLIKSNKYGITIYFNSDNSFEELLDDVKNKFQSAAKFFNHAKMAVEYEGRSFTEEEERQLTRAIESAAGIEILCIIEKNTATEQVHKKLLDESLEAIHERDGQFYKGTLRGRQVLESEQSIVIIGDVEEGATVASKGNVIVTGTIYGTVIAGAAGRTDAVIAALHMQPKKLRIGGIKVKPVIGGSYSWAKLL; translated from the coding sequence GTGAAAGATGATGTTCTCATCAAGAGCAACAAATACGGCATTACGATTTATTTTAATTCCGACAATTCATTTGAAGAATTGCTTGATGACGTAAAAAACAAATTTCAATCTGCCGCCAAATTTTTTAATCATGCAAAAATGGCGGTAGAATATGAAGGCCGTTCTTTCACAGAAGAAGAAGAGCGGCAGCTGACAAGAGCGATTGAATCAGCTGCCGGTATTGAAATACTATGCATTATTGAAAAGAATACTGCTACAGAACAAGTCCATAAAAAATTACTGGACGAAAGCCTTGAAGCTATCCATGAAAGGGACGGACAGTTCTATAAAGGTACATTAAGAGGAAGACAGGTTCTGGAGTCGGAACAGAGCATCGTGATCATCGGAGATGTTGAAGAGGGTGCAACGGTTGCATCAAAAGGAAATGTAATCGTGACAGGTACTATATACGGAACCGTGATTGCAGGTGCCGCCGGCAGGACAGATGCTGTCATAGCAGCACTCCATATGCAGCCTAAAAAACTGCGGATCGGAGGGATTAAAGTAAAACCAGTTATAGGAGGAAGTTATTCATGGGCGAAGTTATTGTAA